The proteins below come from a single Parageobacillus thermoglucosidasius genomic window:
- a CDS encoding amino acid ABC transporter permease yields MGKAFDITLVGEFLPQLVQYLGVTLQILAVSTVFGIVIGIAAAIPRLFRIPILSQLVVVYVSFIRGTPILIQLFLIFYGVPALFLLFDIDLTRMDPLYFVMITYSLSNGAVFSEIFRGAIQAIDYGQTEAAYSVGMSDSQTFFRIIIPQAIGIAFPNMANCIISSLKDTSLAFTIGVMDMVGRGETLIASTAHALEVYISLSIIYYIVVLVLEKLFRLFEKRVNRYKPDVVSSA; encoded by the coding sequence TTGGGCAAAGCATTTGATATCACACTAGTCGGGGAATTTCTGCCACAGCTTGTCCAATATTTAGGAGTTACGCTGCAAATCCTGGCCGTCTCTACTGTGTTCGGAATCGTTATCGGAATAGCCGCTGCTATTCCGCGGCTTTTCCGCATTCCGATATTATCGCAGCTGGTGGTTGTCTATGTTTCGTTTATTCGCGGAACTCCAATATTAATTCAACTATTCTTGATTTTTTACGGTGTTCCGGCGCTGTTTCTGTTGTTTGACATTGATCTGACCAGAATGGACCCTTTATATTTCGTCATGATTACATACTCGCTCAGTAACGGCGCTGTCTTTTCCGAAATATTTCGGGGCGCCATTCAGGCGATTGACTATGGGCAGACGGAAGCGGCGTATTCTGTCGGGATGAGTGATTCACAAACCTTTTTCCGGATTATCATTCCTCAAGCCATCGGAATCGCTTTCCCAAATATGGCAAATTGCATCATAAGTTCATTAAAGGATACGTCTTTAGCATTCACCATTGGGGTAATGGATATGGTCGGGAGAGGAGAAACATTGATTGCTTCAACAGCCCATGCACTGGAAGTATATATTTCTCTTTCAATTATTTATTACATTGTTGTTCTTGTTCTCGAAAAACTATTCCGCTTGTTTGAAAAGAGAGTGAACCGGTATAAACCAGATGTGGTGTCCTCTGCTTAA
- a CDS encoding MetQ/NlpA family ABC transporter substrate-binding protein, whose translation MKKLYVLALFTVLFGILIGCGKNEASDNGKDANDQTGEKTVTLKIGASSTPHAEILEFIKPTLEKEGIELDINVINDGIQTNEQTANGELDANYFQHTPYLEQTNKDSGLNLVKVVGVHIEPFGVYSKKIKSINELPKGAKIAIPKDPVNFSRALQLFDANGIIELNKPSSGINTSKNYTIQDIKKNDKQLQFIPVDGPLLVRALDDVEAAAINTNYALEAGLKPKKDALIIEGDQSPYVNILVARPDNKDSDVIQKLAKALTSPEVKKFIEDKYDGAVVPAF comes from the coding sequence ATGAAGAAATTATATGTATTGGCTTTATTCACGGTTTTATTTGGCATTTTAATAGGCTGCGGCAAAAACGAAGCATCTGATAATGGAAAGGATGCAAACGACCAAACCGGGGAGAAAACAGTAACATTAAAGATTGGAGCTTCATCGACACCACATGCGGAAATTCTTGAATTTATTAAACCAACGCTAGAGAAAGAAGGCATTGAGCTTGATATTAACGTCATTAACGATGGCATTCAAACGAATGAACAGACAGCAAATGGCGAGTTGGACGCTAATTATTTCCAGCATACTCCGTATTTAGAGCAGACAAATAAAGATAGCGGATTAAATCTTGTTAAAGTTGTCGGTGTTCACATTGAGCCATTTGGTGTATATTCCAAAAAAATCAAATCGATTAATGAACTTCCAAAAGGTGCAAAAATTGCGATTCCAAAGGATCCTGTTAACTTTTCCCGCGCTTTGCAATTGTTTGATGCCAACGGCATTATTGAGCTTAATAAGCCTTCCTCCGGCATCAATACAAGTAAAAATTATACGATACAAGATATTAAGAAAAATGATAAACAACTTCAATTTATTCCCGTTGATGGTCCGTTGCTAGTACGTGCGCTGGATGATGTCGAGGCTGCGGCAATCAATACGAACTATGCTTTAGAGGCTGGCCTTAAACCGAAAAAAGATGCCCTTATTATTGAAGGAGATCAATCCCCTTATGTCAACATTTTAGTAGCACGTCCAGACAATAAGGACTCAGATGTGATCCAAAAGCTAGCAAAAGCATTAACAAGTCCAGAAGTAAAGAAGTTTATTGAAGATAAATATGATGGAGCTGTTGTTCCGGCATTTTAA
- a CDS encoding GNAT family N-acetyltransferase, whose product MTDHVQIHDMLDEDKEAVRQLLIDSYRQYERDYQDPNVWFDYLADITASVDNPNVDRILVAKSGNDILGTLQLFDSSEKAYGRPELNIFSPIVRLLAVHPKARGRGIAQKLLKESIRYAQSKGAAHLYLHSSDKMQKAIQLYEWLGFKRDESKDFQNHDILVKCYRFDIKKEVSVYESV is encoded by the coding sequence ATGACGGATCATGTACAGATACATGATATGCTGGATGAAGATAAAGAAGCGGTGCGGCAGCTTCTGATTGACAGTTACCGGCAGTATGAACGGGATTATCAAGATCCGAATGTGTGGTTTGATTATTTGGCGGATATTACAGCATCTGTTGATAACCCGAATGTCGATCGGATTTTGGTGGCGAAGAGCGGCAACGATATTCTCGGAACCCTTCAACTGTTTGACTCATCGGAGAAGGCATATGGCCGCCCGGAACTAAACATTTTTTCACCGATTGTGCGGCTGCTGGCTGTTCATCCGAAGGCAAGAGGGCGTGGCATTGCGCAAAAACTGTTGAAAGAAAGTATTCGGTACGCGCAATCCAAAGGGGCAGCCCACTTGTACTTGCATTCCAGCGATAAGATGCAAAAAGCGATACAGTTGTATGAATGGCTCGGATTTAAGCGGGATGAGTCAAAGGATTTTCAAAACCATGATATTTTAGTGAAATGCTACCGGTTTGATATTAAAAAGGAAGTGTCTGTTTATGAGTCAGTCTGA
- a CDS encoding amino acid ABC transporter permease: MTIDIPFMWTAFKEIIKALPVTMMLTLIPLFVGFFIGLVVALIRVYKVKGLLAIANGYVSFLRGTPIIMHVMLIYFGFPLLIDAVAAKLGISVQTQLIPISTFVLTALSLSAGAYLSEVIRSGILSIPKGQVEAAYSVGMNTFQTMVRIILPQALAQSIPNFTNIFVGFLHTSSIAFLVSQKELTGAANIVASTNLKFLEAYIAAGIIYWLVTILVEGLSSLVEKRATSYMRGGVR, translated from the coding sequence TTGACAATTGATATTCCATTTATGTGGACTGCGTTCAAAGAAATTATAAAAGCATTGCCTGTGACAATGATGCTGACACTTATTCCGCTGTTTGTCGGATTTTTCATAGGACTCGTGGTAGCGTTGATCCGAGTGTATAAAGTGAAAGGACTGTTGGCGATAGCGAACGGGTATGTCTCTTTTTTACGGGGAACGCCGATTATTATGCATGTTATGCTGATTTATTTTGGTTTCCCGCTTCTTATCGATGCGGTAGCTGCGAAATTGGGAATTTCCGTGCAAACACAGCTTATTCCCATCAGCACATTTGTTCTGACAGCTCTTTCATTAAGTGCCGGTGCGTATTTATCGGAAGTCATTCGCTCCGGTATTTTAAGTATTCCGAAAGGGCAAGTGGAAGCGGCGTATTCTGTCGGGATGAACACGTTTCAAACGATGGTGCGCATCATTCTTCCACAGGCGCTGGCACAATCTATTCCTAATTTTACAAACATTTTTGTCGGTTTTTTGCATACATCATCCATTGCCTTCCTCGTCTCTCAAAAAGAACTGACGGGAGCGGCCAATATTGTTGCTTCTACTAACTTAAAGTTTCTCGAAGCGTACATCGCAGCGGGCATCATTTATTGGCTGGTCACCATTCTTGTTGAAGGGTTGTCGTCATTGGTGGAAAAAAGAGCCACATCCTATATGAGAGGAGGAGTCCGATGA
- a CDS encoding amidohydrolase has product MSQSDLDVRLMEIRRHFHQYPELSGEEFETTQTIRSLLEQAGIPILDTSLPTGVVAQISGKKQDPIIALRADIDALPIQEETGLPYASKISGKMHACGHDFHTAALIGAAYLLKEEEKALNGSVRFIFQPSEEIGGGAEKVIAAGHLEKVKAIFGLHNKPDLPVGTIGIKSGPLMASVDRFIIEVEGIGTHAAAPHAGIDSIVVASHIVIALQTIVSRQLSSFDHAVISVAHVSAGNTWNVIPGNAFLEGTVRTFSEETREKIPKWIQRIIAGVANAYGAQATLRWMPGPPPVLNDEKAVELSVQTAEQLGLNVVEPTPSMAGEDFATYQKKIPGSFVFIGTSGTHEWHHPAFTLDERALPIAARYLAEVAKKALKHF; this is encoded by the coding sequence ATGAGTCAGTCTGATTTGGACGTGCGCTTAATGGAGATCCGGCGCCACTTTCATCAATATCCAGAATTGTCGGGTGAAGAGTTCGAAACAACGCAAACCATTCGTTCACTTTTAGAGCAAGCTGGCATTCCGATTTTAGACACGAGTCTCCCGACAGGAGTGGTAGCACAAATAAGCGGGAAAAAGCAAGATCCAATCATTGCTTTGCGCGCTGATATCGATGCCCTTCCCATTCAAGAAGAAACGGGTTTGCCTTACGCTTCGAAAATATCGGGAAAGATGCATGCCTGCGGTCACGATTTTCACACTGCCGCTTTAATTGGTGCGGCTTATTTGCTAAAGGAAGAAGAGAAAGCGTTAAATGGTTCGGTTCGCTTCATTTTTCAGCCATCTGAGGAGATTGGCGGGGGAGCGGAAAAAGTCATTGCCGCTGGTCACTTGGAAAAAGTGAAAGCGATTTTTGGTTTGCATAATAAACCGGATTTACCGGTTGGAACAATCGGTATTAAAAGCGGACCATTAATGGCGAGCGTTGACCGTTTTATCATTGAAGTGGAAGGGATTGGAACACACGCAGCGGCGCCCCATGCAGGCATTGATTCTATCGTCGTTGCCTCACATATTGTCATTGCTTTACAAACAATCGTCAGCCGGCAATTAAGTTCATTTGATCATGCGGTCATCAGTGTTGCCCACGTTTCGGCAGGGAATACGTGGAACGTCATTCCAGGAAATGCTTTTTTAGAAGGAACCGTTCGAACGTTTTCTGAGGAAACAAGGGAAAAGATTCCAAAGTGGATTCAACGAATCATTGCCGGTGTTGCCAATGCTTACGGTGCTCAAGCAACCCTTCGCTGGATGCCGGGGCCACCTCCTGTCCTCAATGATGAAAAGGCTGTTGAGCTATCTGTCCAAACGGCTGAGCAATTGGGACTTAATGTTGTTGAGCCAACGCCATCGATGGCGGGCGAGGATTTTGCTACCTATCAAAAGAAAATTCCGGGTTCGTTTGTGTTTATCGGGACTTCCGGAACACATGAATGGCATCATCCTGCTTTTACGTTGGATGAACGGGCTTTGCCTATTGCCGCACGTTATTTAGCAGAAGTGGCAAAAAAAGCGTTAAAACATTTTTAA